A genomic segment from Mastomys coucha isolate ucsf_1 unplaced genomic scaffold, UCSF_Mcou_1 pScaffold7, whole genome shotgun sequence encodes:
- the LOC116081705 gene encoding prolactin-8A8-like isoform X2, whose product MELLRSQPHLSRALLLVVVSNLLLWQKASSIPACVQEKGGCWNPLEETFNSAIQKAETLRNLANKLNEELYSNQFSSGKFSALTSRLIRRDEIVFRAASYCHSSLTNPPNGGIQYITIEVKEYVKTLINYVGSWISPLFHLVIELSAMQDVPETILSKAKEIEANNGELLGDLRWIRDEVYPTAEKMENFPSWEFLSFLKSSGKDSKFLALFNLAHCLKYDTQFILFHLRISKCRITGKDC is encoded by the exons ATGGAGCTGCTAAGGAGTCAACCTCACCTCT CCAGGGCACTCCTGCTGGTGGTGGTATCAAACTTGCTGCTGTGGCAGAAAGCTTCATCAATTCCTGCATGTGTGCAGGAAAAGGGAGGCTGCTGGAACCCACTAGAGGAAACATTTAACAGTGCCATCCAGAAAGCTGAAACCCTCCGTAATCTTGCTAACAAATTGAATGAAGAGCTT TACAGCAACCAATTCTCATCTGGAAAATTTTCAGCTCTT acaTCACGACTCATTAGGCGGGATGAGATTGTTTTCAGAGCTGCATCTTACTGCCATTCTAGTCTCACAAATCCCCCAAATGGGGGAATTCAATACATAACTATTGAA GTCAAAGAGTATGTAAAAACTTTGATCAATTATGTGGGTTCCTGGATCAGCCCTCTATTCCATCTAGTGATTGAACTGAGTGCCATGCAAGATGTCCCTGAAACGATCCTCTCAAAAGCCAAGGAGATCGAAGCAAACAACGGAGAACTCCTGGGTGACCTTAGGTGGATACGCGATGAG gtCTATCCTACAGCAGAGAAGATGGAAAATTTTCCCAGCTGGgaatttctttcattcttaaaatCAAGTGGCAAAGATTCTAAATTTTTGGCATTGTTTAACCTTGCCCACTGCCTAAAGTATGATACACagttcattttatttcatctcaGGATATCAAAGTGTCGTATAACTGGAAAAGATTGCTAA
- the LOC116081705 gene encoding prolactin-8A8-like isoform X3 gives MELLRSQPHLCALLLVVVSNLLLWQKASSIPACVQEKGGCWNPLEETFNSAIQKAETLRNLANKLNEELYSNQFSSGKFSALTSRLIRRDEIVFRAASYCHSSLTNPPNGGIQYITIEVKEYVKTLINYVGSWISPLFHLVIELSAMQDVPETILSKAKEIEANNGELLGDLRWIRDEVYPTAEKMENFPSWEFLSFLKSSGKDSKFLALFNLAHCLKYDTQFILFHLRISKCRITGKDC, from the exons ATGGAGCTGCTAAGGAGTCAACCTCACCTCTGT GCACTCCTGCTGGTGGTGGTATCAAACTTGCTGCTGTGGCAGAAAGCTTCATCAATTCCTGCATGTGTGCAGGAAAAGGGAGGCTGCTGGAACCCACTAGAGGAAACATTTAACAGTGCCATCCAGAAAGCTGAAACCCTCCGTAATCTTGCTAACAAATTGAATGAAGAGCTT TACAGCAACCAATTCTCATCTGGAAAATTTTCAGCTCTT acaTCACGACTCATTAGGCGGGATGAGATTGTTTTCAGAGCTGCATCTTACTGCCATTCTAGTCTCACAAATCCCCCAAATGGGGGAATTCAATACATAACTATTGAA GTCAAAGAGTATGTAAAAACTTTGATCAATTATGTGGGTTCCTGGATCAGCCCTCTATTCCATCTAGTGATTGAACTGAGTGCCATGCAAGATGTCCCTGAAACGATCCTCTCAAAAGCCAAGGAGATCGAAGCAAACAACGGAGAACTCCTGGGTGACCTTAGGTGGATACGCGATGAG gtCTATCCTACAGCAGAGAAGATGGAAAATTTTCCCAGCTGGgaatttctttcattcttaaaatCAAGTGGCAAAGATTCTAAATTTTTGGCATTGTTTAACCTTGCCCACTGCCTAAAGTATGATACACagttcattttatttcatctcaGGATATCAAAGTGTCGTATAACTGGAAAAGATTGCTAA
- the LOC116081705 gene encoding prolactin-8A8-like isoform X1: MHRSPSRTKNSSQIDNVLEFQKLGDIEGVNSVDQITIISRQKKQNFDSRALLLVVVSNLLLWQKASSIPACVQEKGGCWNPLEETFNSAIQKAETLRNLANKLNEELYSNQFSSGKFSALTSRLIRRDEIVFRAASYCHSSLTNPPNGGIQYITIEVKEYVKTLINYVGSWISPLFHLVIELSAMQDVPETILSKAKEIEANNGELLGDLRWIRDEVYPTAEKMENFPSWEFLSFLKSSGKDSKFLALFNLAHCLKYDTQFILFHLRISKCRITGKDC; this comes from the exons ATGCATAGGTCACCTTCCAGAACAAAAAATTCATCTCAAATAGACAATGTTTTGGAGTTTCAGAAATTGGGAGATATTGAGGGTGTAAATTCAGTGGATCAAATTACTATTATTTcaagacagaagaaacaaaattttgaTT CCAGGGCACTCCTGCTGGTGGTGGTATCAAACTTGCTGCTGTGGCAGAAAGCTTCATCAATTCCTGCATGTGTGCAGGAAAAGGGAGGCTGCTGGAACCCACTAGAGGAAACATTTAACAGTGCCATCCAGAAAGCTGAAACCCTCCGTAATCTTGCTAACAAATTGAATGAAGAGCTT TACAGCAACCAATTCTCATCTGGAAAATTTTCAGCTCTT acaTCACGACTCATTAGGCGGGATGAGATTGTTTTCAGAGCTGCATCTTACTGCCATTCTAGTCTCACAAATCCCCCAAATGGGGGAATTCAATACATAACTATTGAA GTCAAAGAGTATGTAAAAACTTTGATCAATTATGTGGGTTCCTGGATCAGCCCTCTATTCCATCTAGTGATTGAACTGAGTGCCATGCAAGATGTCCCTGAAACGATCCTCTCAAAAGCCAAGGAGATCGAAGCAAACAACGGAGAACTCCTGGGTGACCTTAGGTGGATACGCGATGAG gtCTATCCTACAGCAGAGAAGATGGAAAATTTTCCCAGCTGGgaatttctttcattcttaaaatCAAGTGGCAAAGATTCTAAATTTTTGGCATTGTTTAACCTTGCCCACTGCCTAAAGTATGATACACagttcattttatttcatctcaGGATATCAAAGTGTCGTATAACTGGAAAAGATTGCTAA